TCAGCACCAAAATTCTATGAAACAGCAAAAAAATCAATTCAGCCATCTTACTGCGATCGAAAGAAATTATCTATCATTTCCGGCACAGTTTTTATTAAATCAAAACCTTCTACAAGGCAAAATACTAGACTTTGGTTGTGGCTTTGGTAATGATGTTAAAATATTGCGCCAAAAAGGTTGTGATATTACAGGTTATGACCCTTATTATTTTCCAGAATATCCTGATACTAAATTTGATACAATAATTTGCTTTTATGTTTTAAATGTTTTATTGACTGAAGAACAAACTAAGGTTCTTATGGAAGTATCACATTTATTAAAACCAGGAGGCAAAGCTTATTATGCTGTAAGAAGGGATCTCAAGAAACAAGGTTTTAGAGAACATTACGTTCACAAAAAACCTACTTATCAGTGTATTGTCAAACTTCCCTTTACTTCAGTTTGTTTAGATGAACATCGTGAAGTCTATGAATATGTTCACTATAACCATCAACGCAATTCATCTAATTATTGTATATTTTGTAATCCTCGTAAAAGTCTCAAACTATTAACTGAATCAGCAACTGCTTATGCAATTTTTGATGGCTATCCTATAAGTAAAGGCCATGTTTTAGTTCTTCCCAAACGTCATGTTGGCAGTTATTTTGAACTACCATTTAAAGAACAATCTGCTTGCTGGTTCATGGTTAACAAAGTACAAGAAATTCTCAAAGTAGAATTTGAACCTGATGGCTTTAATATAGGAATGAACATCAATCGAGCCGCAGGTCAAAATATTATGCACGCCAGTATTCATATTATCCCTCGTTACAAAGGTGATACTGTTGGCTCTAAAAGTGGAATCAGGAACGTTATTCCTAAAAAGCAATAGTTTTTTACTGGCAGCTTGCAGTAGTAAATCTTGATTTATGGAAAATGCATAAATCTGAAAAACCTGATTTTCATTCTTGTTGAAAATATTGCAAAATATTTCAGTTAATCCAGATTATCTGGATCTATTCCCAGCGCTCTTAATTGTTCCGTCAATTGTTGCACCCGTTGTTCTGCAATTTGAGCGCGTTGTGCTTCTTGTTGAGCGCGTTGTGCTTCTTGTTGAGCGCGTTGTGTCTCTTGTTGAGCGCGTTGTGTCTCTTGTTTGACTTGTTCTGCGGGCGTGAGATACCGTTGTCCTTGCTCATCATACCAATACATCCATTCCCGCGTTACGCCGCAATAGTTGCCCCTTTCGCAACCAATTCCTAAGCCAATTTCTGGTAGCCAAACAGGGTTTCCCTCTTGCAATTCATATTTACCATTAACTAACTTATGTACTTCCAGATGCGGTTTGCGGCGGCGACGAGAGGAATAAATTACGTAATAAAGTACACCCAAAGCCTCATATTCAGCCAATTTAGTAGTATATTCCTTGCGATAATTTTGGGAAACTACTTCTAGCACGAAAATCGGTACAACATTTTCATCCCACAGCACATAACTGGGACGCAGTTCCTCATCATAAAACCGCTCTACCCCTAAGCTCAAAAACCCATCTGGCACAATTGGTGGTTTATCTGGGTGATAATAAATACCCATATCTATGCCAAACAACCAGTCCATGCGTTCTGACCAAAGTATCAGCAGGATCGCCTTCAGCAAGCCTGGTATTAATTCTTGTAGTTCATTATCCACAGGCGTTTC
This portion of the Nostoc sp. GT001 genome encodes:
- a CDS encoding bifunctional class I SAM-dependent methyltransferase/HIT family protein; its protein translation is MKQQKNQFSHLTAIERNYLSFPAQFLLNQNLLQGKILDFGCGFGNDVKILRQKGCDITGYDPYYFPEYPDTKFDTIICFYVLNVLLTEEQTKVLMEVSHLLKPGGKAYYAVRRDLKKQGFREHYVHKKPTYQCIVKLPFTSVCLDEHREVYEYVHYNHQRNSSNYCIFCNPRKSLKLLTESATAYAIFDGYPISKGHVLVLPKRHVGSYFELPFKEQSACWFMVNKVQEILKVEFEPDGFNIGMNINRAAGQNIMHASIHIIPRYKGDTVGSKSGIRNVIPKKQ
- a CDS encoding Uma2 family endonuclease encodes the protein MLEYNLPRYLPSAEELPDSDETPVDNELQELIPGLLKAILLILWSERMDWLFGIDMGIYYHPDKPPIVPDGFLSLGVERFYDEELRPSYVLWDENVVPIFVLEVVSQNYRKEYTTKLAEYEALGVLYYVIYSSRRRRKPHLEVHKLVNGKYELQEGNPVWLPEIGLGIGCERGNYCGVTREWMYWYDEQGQRYLTPAEQVKQETQRAQQETQRAQQEAQRAQQEAQRAQIAEQRVQQLTEQLRALGIDPDNLD